The Fodinibius saliphilus genomic interval AGTTGTGCGTGAAGTGCTATTGTTATTCAGGGGATGTTTTCCTCCGCCCCTATTAAAGCCACAATTGTTTGCTGAAAAATTTTTATCTTTATGGAAAACTTCCCAACCTATTATTGATATCAACCTATGAGCACTGAAGTATTACAGAAGTCAAGCGGTCTAAATTTTCAACTCTCTGAAGAACAACAACTGATCAGAGACAGCATCAAAGATTTTGTTGAGCGCCATGTGGCTCCCGGCGTAAAGGAACGGGATGCGAACAAGGAATTTCCGCATGAAATTGTAAAAAAGCTTGCCGAACAAGGTTTTATGGGAATGGTCCATCCCGAAAAATACGGAGGTGGTGGAGTGGGCCATATAAGCTTTTGTCTCGCTATTGAAGAGATCGCCCGTTGGGATGCTTCCCTTGCCCTCACTGTAGCATCACATACTTCTCTTGGGTCTGGACATATCGCCCTGGCAGCGAACGAATCCCAAAAAGAAACGTATTTAACCCCCTTGGCCAAAGGAGAAAAATTAGGTGCTTGGTGTCTTACTGAACCGGGATCAGGAAGCGATGCTTCCGGAATGAAAACCACGGCCGTAGATAAGGGGGACCACTGGATCCTGAATGGCACAAAAATATTTATTACACAGGGCTCAGTGGGAGATATTTATGTGGTTCTGGCAAAGACCGATCCTGACAAAGGAACCAAAGGCATTAGTGCTTTTATTGTCGAAGGAGATTGGGATGGTGTGCAACCCGGAAAAGGAATGGAAAAGCTGGGAATGAATTCCAGTGATACTACGGAAGTCGTTTTTGAAGATGTAAAAGTACCGAAAGAAAACCTTCTTGGCGAGCTGGGTAAAGGGTTTGTTGATACTATGAAAGTGCTTGACGGCGGACGTATTGGTATTGGTGCCCTTTCGGTTGGCATTGCTCGCGGTGCACTTGAAGAGTCGATGAAATATTCCGGTGAACGAAAACAGTTTGGCTCTCCTATTGGTGATTTCCAGGCTATTGAAACAAAATTAGCAAACATGGCTACAGAAATTGATGCCGCTCGCATGTTGGTGCACCGTGCTGCATGGCTTAAAGATCAGGGCAAACCTTTTACTCAGGAAGTATCGAAGGCAAAGCTCTTTGCCTCCGAATTATCGGTCCGGGCTGCTGATGAAGCCGTACAAATTCACGGTGGCTATGGATATATTAAAGAATACCATGCCGAACGCTTTTTACGGGATGCGAAATTAATGACCATAGGTGAAGGTACTTCCGAAGTTCAGCGTATGATTATTGCTCGCGAACTCAAAAAAGAGTTCTGGGGATAGATAATATATTGCTGTAACCAATTAACAGTATCTCTTTCTCCAAGGCAGAAAAACTCAACTGTTTACGGAACTCTTTTTACATTTATTGACGAAGCGCTTACCTTAGCTACAAGAAAAATGTACACAGAAAATTATTACCTCTATGGCCAGTAACAGCTTTAATATTGACGACCCTTTTCTATTTGAATCTGAGCTTGGTGAAGATGATCGAATGATCATGGAAACTGCTCGTGATTATGCTCAGAGCAAGTTAGAACCGCGTGCTTTAAAAGGGAACCAAGAAGAATATTTTGATCCTGAAATTGCTAAAGAG includes:
- a CDS encoding acyl-CoA dehydrogenase family protein gives rise to the protein MSTEVLQKSSGLNFQLSEEQQLIRDSIKDFVERHVAPGVKERDANKEFPHEIVKKLAEQGFMGMVHPEKYGGGGVGHISFCLAIEEIARWDASLALTVASHTSLGSGHIALAANESQKETYLTPLAKGEKLGAWCLTEPGSGSDASGMKTTAVDKGDHWILNGTKIFITQGSVGDIYVVLAKTDPDKGTKGISAFIVEGDWDGVQPGKGMEKLGMNSSDTTEVVFEDVKVPKENLLGELGKGFVDTMKVLDGGRIGIGALSVGIARGALEESMKYSGERKQFGSPIGDFQAIETKLANMATEIDAARMLVHRAAWLKDQGKPFTQEVSKAKLFASELSVRAADEAVQIHGGYGYIKEYHAERFLRDAKLMTIGEGTSEVQRMIIARELKKEFWG